Part of the Yersinia hibernica genome, GGTCATCGGGCATTGTGACTTAAAAGAGCAACCTGAGCTTATTATGAAAATGATCGATATGGGGGTCTATGTCCAATTCGACACCATTGGTAAAAATAGCTATTTCCCTGATGAGCGCCGTGTCGCCATGTTAGTCATGCTCGCCGAACGCGGGTTATTGGATAAGGTCATGCTCTCCATGGATATTACTCGCCGCTCACATTTAAAAGCCAATGGTGGCACTGGATTTAGCTATTTAATTGATTCTTTTGTTCCCATGTTACTGGCCGCAGGGATTTCCCCCGAACAGGTGGAAATAATGTTGCGCCACAATCCTAATAAATTTTTCACCACGCAAGGAAAGTGATTATGAAGAAAATTGGCATTGCCGGGCTGCAGCGAGAGTTAATACGCGAAATGATTGAGCAGACGGCACCGAATACTTTTGAAACATTTATTCTCTCGGATATGGACGCCGCAGTAAAAGTGAAAGAGGGGCAACTGGATTATTATATTGGCGCCTGTAACACCGGGGCCGGAGCCGCATTATCTATGGCTATCGCGATTATCGGTTATAACAAAAGTGCCACCATCGCCAAGCCCGGA contains:
- a CDS encoding DUF2620 domain-containing protein — encoded protein: MKKIGIAGLQRELIREMIEQTAPNTFETFILSDMDAAVKVKEGQLDYYIGACNTGAGAALSMAIAIIGYNKSATIAKPGIKAKPEQIEKFVTEGKVAFGLSVEHIEHAIPLLIIQLR